The bacterium genome has a segment encoding these proteins:
- a CDS encoding Plug and carboxypeptidase regulatory-like domain-containing protein, producing the protein MKLKLLVIVFLLTIVSIPAMSQVSTKTGSIFGKVVDEKNVPLPGVSISLESKTIQSQSSTSGPTGAFRFANLPPGTYAVIFSIEGFTEVRQEDVRVTIGGSVNLEITLNPTLAEEFVVVADTPVVDTKKTGNESTFNREYLDKVPSGRDPWVIIEQTPGVDNDRVNIAGSESGQQTNFFARGASFADNAWNYDGVNATDPLALGATPTYYDFDAFEEIQIQSGGMDASVGAKGVVVNLVTKR; encoded by the coding sequence ATGAAACTAAAGTTACTGGTGATTGTTTTTCTTCTCACCATTGTTTCGATTCCTGCAATGTCGCAGGTTTCAACTAAAACAGGATCGATATTCGGCAAAGTTGTTGATGAGAAAAATGTACCCCTACCCGGAGTCAGCATTTCCCTGGAATCGAAAACGATTCAATCACAATCATCTACATCGGGACCGACGGGTGCGTTCCGGTTCGCGAACCTGCCACCGGGAACGTATGCTGTGATCTTTTCTATTGAAGGCTTCACAGAAGTGCGTCAAGAAGACGTGCGCGTAACGATCGGCGGTTCGGTCAATTTGGAAATCACGTTGAATCCGACACTGGCAGAAGAATTTGTCGTTGTGGCGGATACACCCGTTGTCGACACCAAGAAAACAGGGAATGAATCGACATTCAACCGGGAATACTTGGATAAAGTTCCGAGCGGTCGCGATCCGTGGGTCATCATCGAACAGACCCCAGGTGTTGATAATGATCGCGTAAACATCGCAGGTTCAGAATCAGGACAGCAGACCAATTTCTTTGCTCGTGGTGCTTCCTTTGCAGATAACGCCTGGAACTATGATGGCGTGAATGCAACCGATCCTCTCGCACTCGGCGCGACGCCGACTTACTACGACTTTGATGCATTTGAAGAAATCCAGATTCAGTCTGGTGGTATGGATGCATCGGTTGGAGCAAAGGGCGTTGTGGTAAACCTTGTTACCAAGCG
- a CDS encoding LytTR family transcriptional regulator, whose protein sequence is MELAERILVRSNKSWLLLNRNEIQWIEAKGPNTLLHCRSSEYSIRIGIRSIESKLDPEQFIRIHRSYIVNVNTIRELKLRMNRSYDVILEDGTKLICTRYYKDRFHFIEKSAVKIAADK, encoded by the coding sequence ATGGAACTTGCAGAAAGAATTCTTGTACGTTCGAACAAAAGCTGGCTACTTCTAAACCGAAATGAAATTCAGTGGATTGAAGCAAAAGGTCCCAACACATTATTGCATTGCCGAAGCAGTGAATATTCCATTCGAATTGGAATTCGGTCGATCGAAAGCAAGTTGGATCCTGAACAGTTCATCAGAATCCATCGTTCCTATATCGTGAATGTGAATACTATTCGCGAGCTAAAACTCCGGATGAACAGAAGTTATGATGTGATTCTGGAAGACGGCACAAAGTTGATCTGCACCAGATACTACAAAGATCGATTCCACTTTATTGAAAAATCCGCAGTCAAAATAGCGGCCGACAAATAG
- a CDS encoding carbohydrate binding family 9 domain-containing protein, whose product MLKGALKLTLLLLCFSSPALPDSFTRTEIEIPRIQEPPQLEEFLDMGRNAELRKNLLKVEGFLQRIPRDGEQSSRLTKVFLGYDSQNLYAVFICFEKDSTNIRAQMLNRGSRGIFSDDSVSIQLDTFHDQRRAYAFGSNAFGVQADAIWFENSQSFDHSFDTVFETEGRITKEGYIVFFAIPFRSLRFSSDSEQTWGILLTRDIPNADEATFWPRYSSRIQGRLNQIGILRGLRNISPGRNIQVIPYSAFRSIQALDQQNSTDLTGGIDTKLIIRDSLVIDVTVNPDFSQVSSDEPQTTVNQRFEVLFDEKRPFFLENASFFQTPIHLLFTRRITDPQFGIRVSGKIGRYSIGALLADNEAPAQNLTDGEHSNFQILRISRDIAEQSAIGLIYTGREAPNNLNRVWGLDGRFKLHGNWVATFQGVASSTEPQDQNQKGTAYKVNFLRSGRLFNYNAEYNDVSPGFLSLPGFVNRVDIRAFDQQIAYSFRPEGKHLFAWTPHWDSSYIYDHNSTRLDWSHYPRISLELAGRTFVEMGYKFSRIRLRPSDFPALAQNLDFSTYYYAVSFTSEVFKLVSINASATLGTSVNFVPGPGRLPSLADSISGVLMITIRPTHSLTIDNIYLYNRIHDPVTSSSIFNNHIFRTKWNYQINKKLSVRMILQYDALLTNSNFTELRPIKNLNADFLVSYIVHHGTALFAGLNSNLQDLDPQSIPGLQPRDFINDRRQFFIKYSHLVRF is encoded by the coding sequence ATGCTTAAAGGTGCCTTGAAACTGACTTTACTTCTCCTATGTTTCTCTTCACCTGCATTGCCCGATTCATTTACAAGGACTGAAATTGAGATTCCCCGGATTCAGGAGCCTCCTCAGTTGGAAGAATTTCTTGACATGGGAAGAAACGCTGAGCTGCGGAAGAATCTGCTGAAGGTGGAAGGATTCCTGCAACGAATTCCTCGTGATGGAGAGCAATCCTCAAGGCTTACAAAGGTTTTTCTTGGTTACGACAGTCAAAACCTCTATGCCGTTTTCATCTGCTTCGAAAAGGACTCAACAAACATTAGAGCTCAAATGCTGAACCGGGGTAGCAGAGGCATTTTTTCGGATGACAGCGTTTCAATCCAACTGGATACTTTTCATGATCAGCGGCGTGCATACGCTTTCGGATCCAATGCCTTTGGTGTTCAGGCTGATGCAATCTGGTTTGAGAATTCGCAAAGTTTTGATCATTCTTTCGATACCGTTTTTGAAACAGAAGGAAGAATTACAAAAGAAGGTTACATTGTTTTTTTCGCGATACCATTCCGGAGTTTGCGTTTCTCTTCCGATTCTGAGCAGACTTGGGGGATTCTTCTAACACGGGATATACCAAATGCCGATGAGGCAACTTTCTGGCCGCGCTACTCAAGCAGGATTCAGGGGAGATTAAACCAGATAGGTATCCTAAGAGGTCTTCGTAATATCTCACCCGGGCGGAATATACAAGTCATACCGTATAGCGCATTTCGTTCGATTCAGGCACTGGATCAGCAAAACTCCACAGATCTCACCGGCGGAATCGATACGAAGCTGATCATCCGGGACAGCCTGGTGATTGATGTTACCGTAAATCCAGATTTCAGTCAGGTGAGCTCGGATGAACCACAGACAACTGTCAACCAGCGATTTGAAGTTCTGTTTGATGAGAAGCGTCCTTTTTTTCTCGAGAACGCCAGCTTTTTTCAGACACCGATCCATCTGCTTTTTACGCGGCGCATCACCGATCCCCAGTTTGGGATACGAGTGAGTGGAAAGATCGGACGTTACAGCATAGGCGCCTTGCTCGCAGACAATGAAGCACCCGCTCAGAATCTCACGGATGGCGAGCATTCAAACTTTCAGATTCTTCGTATCAGCCGTGATATAGCCGAGCAATCCGCGATCGGATTGATTTATACAGGACGCGAAGCTCCAAACAACTTGAATAGAGTCTGGGGACTGGACGGACGGTTCAAGCTACATGGAAACTGGGTAGCAACATTTCAAGGGGTAGCGAGCTCGACAGAACCTCAGGATCAGAATCAGAAGGGTACCGCTTACAAAGTTAATTTTTTGCGGAGCGGAAGACTCTTCAATTACAACGCAGAGTATAACGATGTGAGTCCTGGATTTCTGTCATTGCCTGGATTCGTGAATCGCGTAGATATTCGAGCGTTTGATCAACAAATCGCTTACAGCTTTCGTCCGGAAGGTAAGCATTTGTTTGCCTGGACGCCGCACTGGGATTCTTCATATATCTATGACCACAACAGCACGCGTTTGGACTGGAGTCATTATCCTCGGATTTCGCTTGAACTTGCCGGGCGAACCTTTGTGGAAATGGGATATAAGTTTTCGAGGATCCGGCTACGCCCCAGCGATTTTCCAGCGCTTGCTCAGAATCTTGATTTCTCTACATACTACTATGCGGTTTCATTCACGAGCGAAGTATTCAAACTAGTCAGCATTAACGCCAGTGCCACCCTTGGTACCTCTGTCAACTTCGTTCCGGGTCCAGGCCGCCTTCCTTCGCTTGCCGATTCTATCAGTGGGGTTCTGATGATTACCATTCGCCCTACGCACTCACTTACGATAGATAACATCTACCTTTATAACCGCATTCATGATCCTGTGACTTCCTCGAGTATTTTCAACAACCATATCTTTCGGACCAAATGGAACTATCAGATCAATAAGAAACTGTCTGTAAGAATGATTCTTCAGTACGATGCTCTGCTTACGAACTCTAACTTTACTGAGCTTCGGCCGATCAAAAACTTGAATGCAGATTTCCTTGTGAGCTATATCGTCCATCACGGCACAGCCCTTTTCGCTGGCCTGAACAGCAATCTTCAAGACCTGGATCCGCAATCAATCCCAGGCCTGCAACCGCGTGACTTTATCAACGACCGGAGACAGTTCTTCATCAAGTATTCCCATCTCGTTCGTTTTTGA
- a CDS encoding MOSC domain-containing protein, which translates to MSIKYRLEGEVVGVFIGRDPISLITTRERSASVSFSGFDGNRQSGMTRLSDSRTTLYTQGAEIRNDRQVSIVSIEELSKIAEVMDVPEILPEWMGANLLFRNVPKLTELPPSTRLSFSQGAVLVVQKKNLPCIHPGRVIEAHYPRNGLYALFRKSGLHRRGVVACVEKPGVIAEADQVIVEVPEQVVYTLEREPSFRSVKQEKL; encoded by the coding sequence GTGAGTATCAAGTACAGACTGGAAGGAGAAGTAGTTGGTGTTTTCATCGGACGAGACCCAATATCCCTGATCACTACGCGAGAACGATCTGCAAGCGTTTCATTTTCGGGCTTTGATGGCAACAGACAGAGCGGTATGACACGATTGTCGGACAGTCGAACGACCCTTTATACGCAGGGAGCTGAGATAAGAAACGATCGACAGGTATCGATCGTTTCAATTGAAGAACTTTCCAAAATCGCCGAAGTCATGGATGTGCCGGAAATCTTGCCTGAGTGGATGGGAGCAAACTTGCTTTTTAGGAATGTTCCAAAACTCACCGAACTACCCCCATCTACGCGGCTATCCTTCTCCCAAGGTGCAGTACTGGTAGTTCAGAAAAAGAACCTTCCCTGCATTCATCCAGGAAGGGTGATTGAGGCTCATTACCCACGCAATGGACTGTATGCATTATTTCGGAAGTCTGGTCTTCACAGAAGAGGTGTTGTCGCATGCGTGGAAAAACCCGGAGTCATCGCCGAAGCAGATCAGGTCATTGTGGAAGTGCCTGAGCAGGTTGTCTACACCTTGGAAAGAGAGCCCTCATTTCGATCTGTGAAACAGGAGAAGTTATGA
- a CDS encoding MBL fold metallo-hydrolase, translating into MKNKALNWQLSRREFLAGSALLILASKTALAEQAIENKNEELRAQRLAWAGVKLENASTALFIDPLISAEVWGDALKHPIIPLQSNATRRHVLITHLHSDHFDAAAVKTVLAENGNLICAAESAPIAASRGFRVWGAKLWEPILLGDFAITAVPSSDGYGDNQVSWIVSGGGRKIIHCGDTMWHGLWWQIGKQLGPFDAAFLPINGAKFLWRAPNSNVPAVMTPEHAVAAGVVLGARLAIPIHYGVSGADSYEEQQDAEATFVKIAKTRNLPVEIVKPGEWLKWKANV; encoded by the coding sequence ATGAAAAATAAAGCTCTCAATTGGCAATTGAGCCGTCGCGAGTTTCTTGCTGGGAGTGCGCTGCTGATTCTGGCCTCAAAAACCGCATTAGCAGAGCAGGCGATTGAAAACAAGAATGAAGAGCTCAGAGCGCAGCGACTTGCCTGGGCAGGAGTGAAGCTCGAAAACGCTTCCACGGCTCTTTTCATTGATCCACTGATCAGCGCTGAAGTATGGGGAGATGCTCTCAAACATCCCATCATTCCACTCCAATCCAACGCAACCCGCAGGCATGTGCTAATTACTCATCTTCACAGTGATCATTTTGATGCTGCGGCAGTCAAAACGGTTCTTGCTGAAAACGGTAACCTCATCTGTGCTGCCGAGAGCGCGCCCATTGCTGCATCGCGAGGCTTCCGGGTTTGGGGAGCGAAGCTGTGGGAGCCGATCTTACTCGGAGATTTTGCAATCACTGCAGTGCCTTCGTCCGATGGATACGGCGATAACCAGGTTTCATGGATAGTTTCTGGTGGCGGCAGAAAAATCATCCATTGCGGTGATACGATGTGGCACGGTCTCTGGTGGCAGATCGGGAAGCAGCTAGGCCCTTTTGATGCGGCCTTTCTTCCCATTAATGGCGCGAAGTTTCTTTGGCGAGCTCCTAACAGCAACGTCCCTGCAGTGATGACGCCTGAGCATGCAGTAGCGGCCGGAGTCGTACTCGGCGCCAGGTTGGCCATCCCGATTCATTATGGGGTCTCCGGTGCTGATTCATATGAAGAGCAGCAGGATGCGGAAGCAACCTTCGTGAAGATAGCTAAGACCCGAAATCTTCCGGTTGAAATCGTAAAACCCGGAGAATGGCTGAAATGGAAGGCAAATGTCTGA
- a CDS encoding enoyl-CoA hydratase/isomerase family protein, producing MEGKCLSTEWRIEEANFIRLQKNDRIAVLTLNKGKVNALNGDVVDQLRAHLKALENDPEIRSVILTGTGKFFSFGFDIPEFLSFTKEKFTDYLINFTQIYTYLFLYPKPVVAALNGHAIAGGCMLALACDYRVMVSGTAKISLNEIRFGSSLFAGSIEMLRFWVGNATASRVVYSGSMYTSDEARNIGLVHEVAQESELLTVARRVASDFGSRDASAFASIKSLLRRTVAQEITLHEAESIREFVEIWYSEATWKNLQNIKIF from the coding sequence ATGGAAGGCAAATGTCTGAGTACAGAATGGCGGATCGAAGAAGCGAATTTCATAAGATTGCAGAAGAATGACAGAATTGCAGTTTTGACGCTTAACAAAGGAAAGGTGAATGCACTCAACGGAGATGTGGTTGATCAGTTAAGAGCCCATCTCAAAGCCCTGGAAAATGATCCAGAAATTAGATCGGTCATTCTAACTGGCACCGGCAAGTTCTTCTCTTTCGGGTTTGACATCCCGGAGTTTCTTTCTTTCACAAAAGAAAAGTTTACAGATTACCTGATTAATTTTACTCAGATCTACACCTACCTCTTCCTTTATCCCAAACCAGTTGTAGCCGCACTCAACGGCCATGCTATCGCCGGCGGATGCATGTTAGCCCTGGCCTGTGACTATAGAGTAATGGTCAGCGGAACCGCCAAGATATCGCTCAATGAGATTCGCTTCGGTTCTTCCCTATTTGCGGGAAGCATAGAGATGTTGCGATTTTGGGTTGGTAATGCGACTGCCTCACGTGTAGTTTATTCGGGTTCAATGTACACTTCCGATGAGGCACGGAATATAGGCCTCGTCCATGAGGTGGCACAGGAATCGGAGCTTCTGACGGTTGCACGCAGAGTGGCTTCGGACTTTGGTTCCAGGGACGCTTCTGCCTTCGCGAGCATAAAATCATTGCTCAGAAGAACCGTCGCTCAAGAGATAACGCTCCACGAAGCCGA